CCATTCGGCCCAGCCCACGCAAGCGGGCTTCGCCACGGCGCCGGCCGGCATGATGCTCGATAATGAAACGCAAATCCGCCAGCACGCGGCGCAAATCTACAAGCAGGCCATCGAATTGAAGGCCATGCCGATCGGGAACCTGACCAATATGACGGAGGCCGAGCGCAGCGAGCTTGGCGCCTGGCTGCAACAGACCATGCAAGGAGCAAAATGACGACGCACGCAGAAAAAATCACGGCCTGGATCGACGACCACTTCGACGAAGAAATCGCCTTTTTACAGCAGGTGGTGCAGCAGCCGACGGATACGCCGCCCGGCAACAACGCGCCGCATGCGGAGCTGGTGGCCCAATTGCTGCAGGCATATGGCTGGCACGCCGAAAAGCACGCCGTCCCAAAGGACCAGGTCGAGGCGTATGGCATGCAGAGCATCACCAACCTGATCGTGCGCCGGCCTTATGCTGCGGGCGGGCCGACCGTGGCCCTGAACGCGCATGGCGACGTGGTGCCGCCAGGCGACAACTGGACGTATCCGCCGTATGGCGGGCAGATCGACGGCGGCTATATGTATGGCCGCGCGACGGCCGTCTCGAAAGGCGACTTCGCCACCTATGTGTTTGCCGCGCGCGCGCTCGAAGCCTTGGGCATTGCGCTCAAAGGCCAGCTGGAACTGCATTTTACCTACGACGAGGAATTCGGCGGCTTGCTGGGGCCGGGCTGGCTGCTGGAACAGCAACTGACCAAGCCCGATTTCGTCATCGCCGCCGGTTTCAGCTACGGCATCGTCACGGCGCACAACGCCTGCCTGCAGCTGGAAATCACCGTGCATGGCAAGTCGGGCCACGGCTCCATGCCGGAGACGGGACACGACGCGCTGCAGGCGGCCAACAAGATCCTCAACGCCATCTATGGGCAGTTGCCGGAGCTGAAAAAGATCAAATCGAAAGTCGCCGGCATCGACTCGCCCACCATGCTGGTGGGACGCATCGATGGCGGCACGAATACCAATGTGGTGCCGGGCAAGGTGGTCATGAAGATGGATCGGCGCATGATCCCGGAAGAAGACCCGGTGGCGGTGGAAGCGCAGGTGCGCGCCCTGATCGAAGACGCCGTGCGGGGCGAGCCTGGCATCCGCATCGAGATCCGCCGCCTGCTGCTGTCGCACGCGCTGCGCCCCTTGCCTGGCTCCGAACAGCTGGTCGGCAGCTTGCAGAAGAATGCGCAAGCCATCCTTGGCGAAACGATTCCCGCCGTCGGCACGCCGCTGTATGCGGATGCGCGCCTGTATGGCGAGCGTGGCATCCCCGCCGTGCTGTATGGCGCCGGTCCGCGCACGGTGCCCGAGTCGAATGCGAAGAAGGCCGATGAGCGCCTGGCGCTCGATGATTTGCGCAAGGCCAGCAAGATCGTCGCCCTGACCCTGCTGGACTTTTTGGGCGCCTGACAGGGCGGCGGCCATGCCGCCTGCATCCGGTAAGATGCATGCCTGGACAATCGCGGAGGCAGCATGGATGTGACTGGCAAGACGACGATAAGGGAACTGGCGGCCGAGCTGGCCGCCGGCCGCATCACCAGCGTGGCGCTGACCGAGCAGATGCTGGCGCGCGCCGAGGCGCACCGGGTGCAGGGCGGCCATGCCTATGTCAGCCTCGATGGCGAACAGGCGCTGATGGAGGCGCGGGCCAGCGATGCGGCGCGCGCCGCCGGCATCGTGGCCTCGCCGCTGGCCGGCGTGCCCATTTCCATCAAGGACCTGTTCGACGTCAGGGGGCAAACCAGCAGCGCCGCCTCGCTGGCGCTGGCCGACGCGCCGCCCGCCGATGCCGATGCGCTTGCCGTGGCGCGCCTGCGCGCGGCCGGCGCCGTCCTGCTGGGACGCACCAACATGAGCGAATTCGCGTTCTCCGGCCTGGGCTTGAATCCCCATTACGGCACGCCGCGCAATCCGCACGACGGCGCGCGCGTGGCGGGCGGCTCCACCTCGGGCGGCGCCGTCACGGTGGCCTTGGCGATGGCGGCCGGCGCACTGGGCACGGACACGGGCGGCTCGATCCGCATCCCGTCCGCGTTTTGCGGCCTGACGGGCTTCAAGCCGACGGCGGCGTCCGTGCCGCTGGCCGGCACAGTGCCGTTATCTCGCTCCCTCGATTCGGCCGGCCCCATCGCGCGCAGCGTCGACTGCTGCGCCATTCTGTACGCGGCCTTGTCGGGCCATGACATCGGCGCGCAGGCGCCGGCACTGCAAGGCTTGCGCTTCGGTTTTACCCTGGACTACGTCGGCGCGCACGTGGCGCCGCAGGTGCAGCTGGCTTTCGATGCCGCGCTGGAGCAGCTGCGGCAAGCGGGCGCCCTCGTGGAACAGTTCGATTTCCCCGAATTGCTGGAGCTGCCGACGATCAATGGCGGCGGCGGCCTGGTGGCGGCCGAGGCCTGGCACTGGCACAGGGCGCTGCTGGAAGAGAAGGGCGCGCAGTACGACCAGCGCGTGGCGGCGCGCATCCGCCGCGGCCAGCAGCAAGGCGCGGCGGACTACATCGATTTGCTCGATGCGCGCGTGCGCCTGACCGCCATCGCGAAGCAGCGCCTGGCGCCATTCGACGCCTGGCTGATGCCCAGCGTGGCGATTCTGGCGCCGGAAGTCGCGCCGCTGGAAGCGGATGACGCCACCTTCTTTGCCACGAATGGCCTGGCGCTGCGCAATGCCAGCGTGATCAACTTCCTCGATGGCTGCGCCTTGTCCCTGCCCTGCCATGCGGACGGCGAGCTGCCCGTCGGCCTGGGCATTTGCGGCCTGGCCGGCGCCGACGATCAAGTGCTGCAAATCGGCCGGGCCGTGGAAGCGCTGTTGCGCGGGACAGCAAAAGAATAGTGCCGTAGTGCAGGAAAATGCCAACTCTGTCATGATGGCTGGCATTAACATGGGAAAGTCGCGCTTCGGGCGCCGGCAAACTTCAACTGTGCACCGATACGACCTGATTAGCTGTCATGACTGCGGCGTGTTGTACCGCAAACGTCCGCTGCGTCCACGCGAAAAGGCGCGCTGCATCCGTTGCCGCTCGGTGCTATACCGGGGCGCGCACGCGCGCGGCGCATCGGCCGAATTGAGCAAGGTGGTGGCGCTCACCCTGGGCGCCGCCCTGGTCTTCCTGATCGCGCAGTTTTTTCCCATCGTTGAACTCGACGTCAATGGCCTCACTTCCAGCGCCACCTTGCTCGGTTCCATCCGCGTGCTGTGGTACGAGCAGATGCACATCGTGGCGACGATGGTGTTCCTGTTTACCATCCTCTTTCCCGCCATCGAACTCGCTTCGCTGCTGTATGTGGCGCTGGGCTTGCGCGGCGGCGTCAAGGTGCCCGGTTTTAACCGCGTGCTGCGCGCCGTGCAGACGGCGCGCGAATGGGGCATGACGGAGGTGCTGATGATCGGCATCCTGATCACCGTCGTCAAGATGACCAGCCTGGCCACGGTGCTGCCGCAACCGGGGCTGTTCGCGTTTGGCGCGCTGACCCTGATGCTGGCCATCGTCGTCTCGTTCGACCCCAAGGCCCTGTGGAACCTGGGCGACGACCTGACGCGCCAGGCGCTGCCCGGCATCCGCTACAAGGCCTTCGCACCGGGCGAGAAGGTCTTGCCCTGCCACGCTTGCGGCCTGGTGGCGCCGCCGCTGGGCAAGGGCAAACATCTGGCGTGCGTGCGCTGCGGCACGGCCCTGCACGTGCGCAAACCGGACAGCATCAACCGCACCTGGGCCTTGCTGATCGCCGCCATGATCCTCTACATTCCCGCCAACCTGCTGCCCGTGATGGTGACGCAATCGCTGTTCGGCGCGCAGGACGACACCATCATGAGCGGCGTGGTGCTGTTCTGGACCAGCGGTTCGAAAGGCCTGGCCATCATCATTTTCATCGCCAGCGTGGTCGTGCCGATGTTGAAACTGGGCGTGCTGGCGCTGCTGGCGTTCACGGCGCAGCGGCGTTCGCGCTGGCGGCCGCGCCAGCGCACCATCTTGTACCGCATGGTCGAATTCATCGGCCGCTGGTCCATGCTCGACATCTTTGTCGTCACCCTGACGGTGGCGCTGGTGCGCTTCAAGTCGCTGGCCGTGATCACGGCCGGCCCAGGCGCGCTGGCCTTTGGCGCCGTGGTGGTGCTGACCATGCTGGCGGCGATGCAGTTCGACCCGCGCCTGATCTGGGACCCTGTCGACGACAAGGCGGCCGAGGATGAAAAACGCAGCAGTGCGGCAAATACCGGAAACAATACAGTGATTGGAGAACAGCATGGCTGACAAAGAAACGGGCGACCTTGCCGAAACCGGCGCACGGCCTCTGCCCGAACCCGACGTGGATCCGGCCAGCCGCTGGCTGCCGTCACTGGTGTGGCTCATTCCGCTGCTGGCTGCGCTGATCGGCGCCGGGCTGGCCGCCAAATCCATTCTCGACCAGGGACCCACGGTGACGGTCAGTTTCAAGAGCGCCGAAGGCCTGGAGCCGGGCAAGACCAAGGTCAAATACAAGGATGTCGACATCGGCCAGGTGCGCGCCATCACCCTGGGCGAGGACTTGAGCAAGGTGCTGGTGACGATCGACATGAGCAAGGAAGCGCGCCGCTTCGCCACCGCCGATTCGCGCTTCTGGGTGGTGCGCCCGCAGATCGGCGCCAGCGGCGTGACGGGGCTGGGTACCTTGCTGTCGGGCGCCTACATCGGCGTCGACACGGGCAAGTCGGAAGCCAAAAAGGACAACTTCGTCGGCATGGAAAATCCGCCCGCCGTGGCCGGTGACCAGAAGGGCAAGCTGTACACCCTGCATGCGGACAGCCTCGGTTCCGTCGACGTGGGTTCGCCCCTGTTCTTCCATCGCCTGCGCGTGGGCAAGGTGGTCAGCTTCGCGCTGGACAAGGATGGCAACGGCATCACCATGTCGGTCTTCGTGAATGCGCCGTACGACCAGTTCGTCGGCAAGAACGCGCGCTGGTGGCATGCCAGCGGCGTCGACGTGCGCTTGGATTCCAACGGCTTCAAACTGAATACGCAGTCGCTGGCGGCCATGCTGGTGGGCGGCATCGCTTTCGAGGCGGAAAACGGCCGCAAGCCCGAAGAACCGGCGCCGGCCAATTCCAATTTCCGTCTGGCGGCTGACGAGGCCAGCGCCATGCGCGAGCCCGATGGTGAAGCCATTACCACCGTATTCTATTTCGACCAGTCCCTGCGCGGCTTGCAGCCCGGCGCCACGGTGGACTTCCGCGGCATCGTGCTGGGCGAGGTGCGCTCGGTCGGCATCGAATTCGACCCCGTGAAAAAGAACTTCCGCATGCCCGTTACCGTCAACCTGTATCCGGCCCGCCTGGGCATGCGCTTCAAGGCCGCCGTCGACGATGCGGAAGGATCGGCCGGCCACCAGCTGCTCGAACGCATGGTCAGCCGCGGCTTGCGCGCTCAGCTGCGCACGGGCAACCTGCTCACCAGCCAGCTGTACATCGCGCTCGACTTCTTCCCGAAAGCGCCGAAGGTAGCGCTGGACTTGAACAGGTATCCGCTGGAAGTGCCGACCGTGCCCAATACCCTCGATGAACTGCAGACGCAGATCGCCAGCATCGCCCGCAAGCTCGATCAGGTGCCATACGCGGAGATCGGCAACAACCTGAACGCCACCATCAAGCAGGCCAATACCCTGTTCAAGCAGCTCGATGGCCAGGTGGTGCCGGAAATGCGCGATACCCTGACGGCGGCGAAGCAGACTTTTGGTTCGGCTGAACAGGTGCTGCAAAAGGATTCGCCGCTGCAGTCGGACGTGCGCCAGGCCTTGCAGCAGCTGACGCAAACCCTGCAATCGCTCAATGCCTTGTCGGATTACCTGGAACGTCATCCCGAGTCCCTGATCCGCGGTAAAAAAGGAGATGAAAAAAAATGATGAAACCGATTTTTGCCGCGCTGCTGGCTGGCAGCCTGCTGGGCGCCTGCTCCACGCCCCAGCCCGAGCATTTCTATACGCTCAGCGGCGGCGCCGACGCGCAGCCGGCCAAACCCGTCAAATACTATGTCGAGGTGCTGACCGTCAGCGTGCCGCAGCAGGTGAGCCGCAACCAGTTTGTTGTGACGGCGCCGTCGGGCCGCATCGAATTGCTGGAGCAGCAGCGCTGGGCCGGGCCGCTGGCCGGCGAAATCGGCCAGGCCCTGTCGACGGCCGTGACGAACGACCTGGGCGCCATCGATGTGTTCCGCACGCCGCATCCCGACAACCTGCCCGTGTACCGCATCAGCACCAATGTGCAGCGTTTCGAGTCCGTGATGGGCCAGTATGCGCTGATCGACGCCGTCTGGAGCGTGCGCCAGCTGGCCAGCAACAAGGTGGTCACTTGCCGCACGGTCGCCAATGAAAAGGTGGGCGCCGGCTACGATGAACTGGTGCTGGGCCACCGCCGCGCCGTGGGCCGCATCGCCGCCGATACGGCCAGCGTGGTGCGCGCTTTTGACAACGGCAACGCCGCCTGCCCTGCCGCCTGAGCCGCTTTTCGCTACCCAGTCCCGGCGGCCGCTGGTAAAATGCGGCCATGGGAATGACCTTGTTCACGCGCCGCTTTACCGCCTGGATCGCCTGTTTCGCGATCCTGCTGGCGGCGCTCGCGCCATCGATTTCCCAGGCCGTCGCCAACGCCAAGCAGGAATCCGGCTCCGGCTGGGCGGAAATCTGCTCGGTGGCCGGTATCCGTTTTGTCCAGCTTGATCAGGCCGATGACGGCGCCGCCGATGGCAAGTCTGGCGGCAAGGCCATGCAGATGGAGCATTGCGCCTTCTGTTCCACGCATGCGGGTTCCGTCGGCCTGCCGCCCGCCAGCCCCGTGCTGCCGCTGCCTGTGGCCAGCGGTACGGCGATTTTCCCATCCCTGTACTACCAGTCCCCGTCACCGCTGTTCATCTGGTCCACGGCGCAGTCGCGCGCGCCGCCCACCCTCGTTTAAGTTTTTGCCTTTCCAATGCTGGCGCTGTCCACCTTGCGGTGTGACGCGCCGCATCCGCACACTTAAACGAGAATCACATGAACAAGACATTATTGGTGCTGGCCGCTGCCATCACCGTCGCTTACCCGTGCGCGCAGGCGCAGCAATTTGACCAGACTGACCACGCCATCGACACCGTCGTCGTTTCCGGCTCGCGCGCGCAATCGTGGCTGTCCGAGACGCCGCAAGCCATCGGCGTCGTCAATGCCAAGACCCTGGAACGCGACAAGCCCAAGACCATGGGCGATATCCTCAACCGCATCGCCGGCGTGTACTGGAACGACCTGGGCAACGAGCAGCACAGCATGAGCATCCGCCAGCCCATCGGCACGAATGCCGTCTACCAGTACCTGGAAGACGGCATTCCCATCCGCCCGCTGGGCGTCTTCAACCACAACTCGCTCAATGAAATGAACATGGCGGGCGCCAGCGGCGTGGAAGTGGTGAAGGGCGCCGCTTCCTCGCTGTATGGCAGCAATGCCGTGGGTGGTGCCGTCAATTTCCTGACGGCCGGCGCCAGCGCCACGCCGGCGGCCAAGGTGGGCGTGCGGCGCGACAGCGTGGGCGGTTTCACCCGCTACGATACGTCCGCCAGCGATACCTGGGGCCCGCTGGGACTGCGCTTTTCTCATTACAGCTCGCGCCGTTCGCGCGACAACTGGCAAGAGTACAGCTATGGCGACAAGGATTCGTTCTCGCTGCGCGCCGACTACGCGCTCAGCCCCACGTCGCAGCTGCGCGCCACCCTCGTCCACACGGATCTCGATGCGGCCATGACGGGCAGCCTGTTCGAGAACGATTACCGCAATAATCGCGGCAAGAGCCTGAACACGTTTAGCTACCGCAAGGACAAGACCACGCGCATGAATCTGGCGTGGGAGGGCGCGACGACGGCCAGTGGCATGAGCACCGTCACCGTGTTTACGCGCAAGAATGACCATGGGCAGATTCCCGCGTATTCCATCGGCAGCTGCGCAGGCATGCTGTGCAAGGGCGTCATCAACAACAACCACGTCGATTCGCTGGGGCTGGACGTGAAACACCAGCAGGAATTCGCGTGGCTGCGTACACGCCTGATCGCCGGCGTGTATGTGGACAAGAGCGACAATCCCTTCGTCAGCGACAATCTCTCCATCGTGCGCGATGCCGCCACGGGCCGCTACCTGCGCTACACGCTGGCCAATGCCAGCAATCCGCAGGGCGTGCGCGACTACCAGACGGACATCCTCAATACGGCCGTCTTCGCGCAATGGGAGTTCTCTCCGCTGCCTGGCACGCGCGTGGTGCTGGGCGGCCGTTCGGACGCCATCCGCTACGATTACCACAACAAGCTGGCGCCAGGTGGCAGCGCCAGTTACGGCGCGCCCGACGAGTCGCGCAGCTTTTCGCATGTGAGCCCGAAGCTGGGCGCCACCTACGCCATCGGCCAGGCGGGCAGCGCGTATGCGAACGTCAGCCAGGGTTTTACGCCGCCCGAGGTCAGCCAGCTGTATGGCAAGACGGGCATCGCCGACCTGCAGCCGTCCGTCTACAACAACTATGAACTGGGCTTGCGCTGGGCCTTTTTGCAGGGCCGCTTGAAGCTCGACGCGGCCCTGTACCGCCTCGACGGGCGCGACACCATCGTCAGCTATACGCTCTCGCCGGGGAATAGCGAAAACCGCAATGCGGGACGCACGCGCAGCGAGGGGCTGGAGCTGGGCCTGAACTACGACAGCGGCCCGTTCGACGCGCGCTTCGCCACGGCCATCGCGCGCCACCGCTACCTGCGCTACCAGGTGTCCGCCAGCCTCGATTACAGCGGCCGCAGCATGCCGCAGGCGCCGCGCGACATCACCTCGATCGAGATCGGCTACAAGCCCGTGGCCGGCGCGCGTATCGCGCTCGAAGCCGTGCACCAGGGCCGCTACTGGATGAATAACGCCAACACCGTGGAGTACAAGGGGCACGCACTGCTGAACCTGCGCGCCAGCTATCAGGTCGCGCGCGGGCTGGAAGCGTGGGCGCAGGTGCGCAACCTGGCCGATAAGCGCTATGCCGATTCGGCCAGCAGCAGTTATTCGGGTGTGGGCAATTACGCGGCCAATACGCAGAACCAGTACACGCCCGGCGCGCCGCGCAGCGTGATGCTGGGCCTGGGCTATACCTTCAACGCACTGTGAGGATGACCATGGACGATCACACCTTTCTCATCGCGCGGCGTAAAAGCCTGTACTGGCGCATCCACTTCTGGGCCGCGCTGATCGCCTCGCCGTTTGCGCTGGTGGCCACCCTGACGGGCATGCTGTATGTGTTCACGCCGCAGATCGAGGCCAGGCTGTACCAGCACCTCGACCATGTGGCGCCGCAAGCGTCGATGCTGCCGCTGGACGCCGCCGTGGCGGCAGCCGAACGGGCCGCGCCGCGCGGCTGGGCGGTGCAGCACGTGGTGCCGCCGTTCCAGGCCAACGATGCGGTGCAGGTGGCGTTTGCGCCGCCCGGTGGCGCGCAGGATGAGCATGCGGGCCATGGCATGCCGGTAAAGGTCAAGCCGAAGTTCGGCCTGCCCGCGCAAGCCATCATCGTGTATGTGAATCCGTATGACGCGCGCGTGCTGGGCAGCCTGGCCAGCAGCGAGCGTTTCGGCAACTGGGCGAAAAAACTGCATTCGCATCTGCTGCAAAACGATGGCTGGCGCTGGATGATCGAGCTGGCCGCCAGCTGGCTGATGGTGATGCTGGTGACGGGCGTGGTGCTGTGGTGGCCGCGCGGCGCCCAATCGGGCTTGCCGAAGCGGGGCGCGCGGGGGCGCAATGGCTGGCGCCAGTGGCATGCGTTCCTTGGCGTGGCGCTCGGTATTGTCAGCGTCGTGATCCTGACGACGGGGCTGACGTGGAGCCAGCAGGCGGGCGGGCGCATCCGCGCGCTGCGCGACGCCAGCGGCCAGGCGCCGCCGCCCGTGCCGCGCGGCCTGCATTCGACCGAGGCGGGCGCTCCGCTCGACTGGCAGGATGCGTGGAAGGTAGCGCGCAGCCATGCACCGGCCATCGCCGTGCAATTGACGGCGCCGGCCAGCCAGGACGATGTGTGGCGCGCCACCATGGCCGACCGCAGCCAGCCCACCTTGCGCTTCGACCTGCTGTTCGACGCCTACAGTGGCAAGCCTTTGTACTTTGCGGGCTGGGAGGCGCAGACGGCGTTCGGCAAGGCCACGGC
Above is a genomic segment from Janthinobacterium sp. 64 containing:
- a CDS encoding PepSY-associated TM helix domain-containing protein produces the protein MDDHTFLIARRKSLYWRIHFWAALIASPFALVATLTGMLYVFTPQIEARLYQHLDHVAPQASMLPLDAAVAAAERAAPRGWAVQHVVPPFQANDAVQVAFAPPGGAQDEHAGHGMPVKVKPKFGLPAQAIIVYVNPYDARVLGSLASSERFGNWAKKLHSHLLQNDGWRWMIELAASWLMVMLVTGVVLWWPRGAQSGLPKRGARGRNGWRQWHAFLGVALGIVSVVILTTGLTWSQQAGGRIRALRDASGQAPPPVPRGLHSTEAGAPLDWQDAWKVARSHAPAIAVQLTAPASQDDVWRATMADRSQPTLRFDLLFDAYSGKPLYFAGWEAQTAFGKATAIGIPFHRGEFGWWNQALLLLFGASVLFSLVSGWVMFFKRRPPGSLGLPRLLPGAWTSPSALAWLAAATMCALMPLLLISGGMLVLLELFLAKCGARIGTMRLR
- a CDS encoding PqiC family protein; translated protein: MMKPIFAALLAGSLLGACSTPQPEHFYTLSGGADAQPAKPVKYYVEVLTVSVPQQVSRNQFVVTAPSGRIELLEQQRWAGPLAGEIGQALSTAVTNDLGAIDVFRTPHPDNLPVYRISTNVQRFESVMGQYALIDAVWSVRQLASNKVVTCRTVANEKVGAGYDELVLGHRRAVGRIAADTASVVRAFDNGNAACPAA
- a CDS encoding M20/M25/M40 family metallo-hydrolase, whose amino-acid sequence is MTTHAEKITAWIDDHFDEEIAFLQQVVQQPTDTPPGNNAPHAELVAQLLQAYGWHAEKHAVPKDQVEAYGMQSITNLIVRRPYAAGGPTVALNAHGDVVPPGDNWTYPPYGGQIDGGYMYGRATAVSKGDFATYVFAARALEALGIALKGQLELHFTYDEEFGGLLGPGWLLEQQLTKPDFVIAAGFSYGIVTAHNACLQLEITVHGKSGHGSMPETGHDALQAANKILNAIYGQLPELKKIKSKVAGIDSPTMLVGRIDGGTNTNVVPGKVVMKMDRRMIPEEDPVAVEAQVRALIEDAVRGEPGIRIEIRRLLLSHALRPLPGSEQLVGSLQKNAQAILGETIPAVGTPLYADARLYGERGIPAVLYGAGPRTVPESNAKKADERLALDDLRKASKIVALTLLDFLGA
- a CDS encoding TonB-dependent receptor family protein, with amino-acid sequence MNKTLLVLAAAITVAYPCAQAQQFDQTDHAIDTVVVSGSRAQSWLSETPQAIGVVNAKTLERDKPKTMGDILNRIAGVYWNDLGNEQHSMSIRQPIGTNAVYQYLEDGIPIRPLGVFNHNSLNEMNMAGASGVEVVKGAASSLYGSNAVGGAVNFLTAGASATPAAKVGVRRDSVGGFTRYDTSASDTWGPLGLRFSHYSSRRSRDNWQEYSYGDKDSFSLRADYALSPTSQLRATLVHTDLDAAMTGSLFENDYRNNRGKSLNTFSYRKDKTTRMNLAWEGATTASGMSTVTVFTRKNDHGQIPAYSIGSCAGMLCKGVINNNHVDSLGLDVKHQQEFAWLRTRLIAGVYVDKSDNPFVSDNLSIVRDAATGRYLRYTLANASNPQGVRDYQTDILNTAVFAQWEFSPLPGTRVVLGGRSDAIRYDYHNKLAPGGSASYGAPDESRSFSHVSPKLGATYAIGQAGSAYANVSQGFTPPEVSQLYGKTGIADLQPSVYNNYELGLRWAFLQGRLKLDAALYRLDGRDTIVSYTLSPGNSENRNAGRTRSEGLELGLNYDSGPFDARFATAIARHRYLRYQVSASLDYSGRSMPQAPRDITSIEIGYKPVAGARIALEAVHQGRYWMNNANTVEYKGHALLNLRASYQVARGLEAWAQVRNLADKRYADSASSSYSGVGNYAANTQNQYTPGAPRSVMLGLGYTFNAL
- a CDS encoding amidase; protein product: MDVTGKTTIRELAAELAAGRITSVALTEQMLARAEAHRVQGGHAYVSLDGEQALMEARASDAARAAGIVASPLAGVPISIKDLFDVRGQTSSAASLALADAPPADADALAVARLRAAGAVLLGRTNMSEFAFSGLGLNPHYGTPRNPHDGARVAGGSTSGGAVTVALAMAAGALGTDTGGSIRIPSAFCGLTGFKPTAASVPLAGTVPLSRSLDSAGPIARSVDCCAILYAALSGHDIGAQAPALQGLRFGFTLDYVGAHVAPQVQLAFDAALEQLRQAGALVEQFDFPELLELPTINGGGGLVAAEAWHWHRALLEEKGAQYDQRVAARIRRGQQQGAADYIDLLDARVRLTAIAKQRLAPFDAWLMPSVAILAPEVAPLEADDATFFATNGLALRNASVINFLDGCALSLPCHADGELPVGLGICGLAGADDQVLQIGRAVEALLRGTAKE
- a CDS encoding DUF2946 domain-containing protein, producing MGMTLFTRRFTAWIACFAILLAALAPSISQAVANAKQESGSGWAEICSVAGIRFVQLDQADDGAADGKSGGKAMQMEHCAFCSTHAGSVGLPPASPVLPLPVASGTAIFPSLYYQSPSPLFIWSTAQSRAPPTLV
- a CDS encoding PqiB family protein, translated to MADKETGDLAETGARPLPEPDVDPASRWLPSLVWLIPLLAALIGAGLAAKSILDQGPTVTVSFKSAEGLEPGKTKVKYKDVDIGQVRAITLGEDLSKVLVTIDMSKEARRFATADSRFWVVRPQIGASGVTGLGTLLSGAYIGVDTGKSEAKKDNFVGMENPPAVAGDQKGKLYTLHADSLGSVDVGSPLFFHRLRVGKVVSFALDKDGNGITMSVFVNAPYDQFVGKNARWWHASGVDVRLDSNGFKLNTQSLAAMLVGGIAFEAENGRKPEEPAPANSNFRLAADEASAMREPDGEAITTVFYFDQSLRGLQPGATVDFRGIVLGEVRSVGIEFDPVKKNFRMPVTVNLYPARLGMRFKAAVDDAEGSAGHQLLERMVSRGLRAQLRTGNLLTSQLYIALDFFPKAPKVALDLNRYPLEVPTVPNTLDELQTQIASIARKLDQVPYAEIGNNLNATIKQANTLFKQLDGQVVPEMRDTLTAAKQTFGSAEQVLQKDSPLQSDVRQALQQLTQTLQSLNALSDYLERHPESLIRGKKGDEKK
- a CDS encoding paraquat-inducible protein A, with the protein product MGKSRFGRRQTSTVHRYDLISCHDCGVLYRKRPLRPREKARCIRCRSVLYRGAHARGASAELSKVVALTLGAALVFLIAQFFPIVELDVNGLTSSATLLGSIRVLWYEQMHIVATMVFLFTILFPAIELASLLYVALGLRGGVKVPGFNRVLRAVQTAREWGMTEVLMIGILITVVKMTSLATVLPQPGLFAFGALTLMLAIVVSFDPKALWNLGDDLTRQALPGIRYKAFAPGEKVLPCHACGLVAPPLGKGKHLACVRCGTALHVRKPDSINRTWALLIAAMILYIPANLLPVMVTQSLFGAQDDTIMSGVVLFWTSGSKGLAIIIFIASVVVPMLKLGVLALLAFTAQRRSRWRPRQRTILYRMVEFIGRWSMLDIFVVTLTVALVRFKSLAVITAGPGALAFGAVVVLTMLAAMQFDPRLIWDPVDDKAAEDEKRSSAANTGNNTVIGEQHG